One Pectobacterium cacticida genomic window, TAGTCTTCATCAGCGAGCAGTTTCCCAACCTCTTTTCCAAGTGAGTCTGCATCAGTGACGGTAATCAAGCCATCAGCCTGCTCTAGCTTATTGCAGATATCTTTGAAATTGAACGTGTGTGGCCCCATCAATACCGGGATCGCATGGGCGGCAGCTTCTAGCGGGTTATGCCCGCCTCGCTCAACCAGACTCCCTCCCACGAAAGCAAGATCGGCGATGCCATATAACAGCATGAGTTCGCCCATGGTATCGCCAATCACGACCTGCGTGTGCGGAGAAGGTGTTTCGCCACTGCTACGCAGCGTATAAGCAAACCCCAGATTTTCTGCCAATGCCTGAGTCGTGGAGAAACGCTCCGGATGGCGGGGCACCAAAATTAATAATAAGTTTGGGTAAGTGCCAAGCAACTGCCGGTGAGCAGCCAGAACGATCGCTTCCTCACCTTCGTGCGTACTGGTGGCGATCCATACCGGACGATGCGGTGCCCATTGTCGACGCAAAGTAATGGCTCGGGCCGCCAATTCTGGCGTTACGGAGATATCGAATTTTAGGCTGCCGGTGACTTTTAAGCTTGAGCGCTTCAAGCCAAGTTCGATAAATCGATCACCATCTTCCTGATTCTGTGCGGCGACGAGCGTAACCTGCCGCAACATATGACGCATTAATTTCCCAATCTTCTTATAACCCGCCGCAGAGCGCGCGGAGAGCCGGGCGTTTGCGACAACCAATGGAATATCGCGCTTATGCAGTTCCGCGATCAGGTTTGGCCACAGTTCAGTTTCCATAATGATGACAATTTTGGGGCGCACCTGATCGAAAAAACGTTTTAACGCGCAGGGCAAATCGTAAGGGAGATAAACATGGTAAACCGTATCGCCAAAAGCGGATCGCACGCGCTCAGAGCCAGTTGGCGTCATCGTTGTCACCGTGATGGGCAGATGAGGGTAACGGTGGCGCAGCGCTCTGACTAAAGGAATGGCGGCGAGAGTTTCACCCACGGAAACGGAATGCAACATGATACCGTCAGGCTTGACCTTCTCCGCACAAAAGCCATAACGCTCACCCCAACGCCGACGATAGGCTGGGGCCTTACGGCCACGAAGCCACAGGCGCAACCAAATCAACGGCTGGATGAGGTACAGAATAAAGGTGTAGAGGGTTTGTAACATAATATCTACTGTTATCGGTTATCGCCGGGGGATTTTATCGGGTTTGTGGGGATATGGCTATTTTATTTCCGAATAGTTAAAATCTCTAATGATATTATTTAACATACAATCAGGACTATACTGATATAATATAGATTTTTTTACAGGAGTAACCGGCGCATCTAAAAAATAATTTATTTCACTAAGAGAGTCTCTTCCTAAAATAAAAAATTGATTAGGAGAGTAAAAATCATATTTTTCAATATCCGTGTTATTGGTTATTATTTTTTTATCAAAAAATATCGCTTCTAACGTTCTCAAAGTCAGCCCCGACTGCCCCTCTCTATTTATTTCCAATAACACCTCAGATTCTAATGATTTTTTTATATTATCATCATAAGTTAAATAATCACTCACATAATATTTTGATTTTTTGAACGAAGTTTTATCTTTTACCACATGAAAATTTATTGTCAGGGAATTTTCTTCCAATCTTTTAGCTATATATTCTATATCCTCTATCCTTCCTTTATCCCTTCCGAGAAAGAAACACTGTTTGGGATGTATTATGATTCCCTTCCTTATTTCTTCTACTTCCTTAAAACCGAAGGGGAAAAACTGGTTCAAATAGAACAAGTCTTCTTTTTTACAGTCTTGCTTGTCGAAACTATATATTCTTTCAAATACTCTTTTCGCGACAGAGAAAGATACATCCTTGCTCTCTGCCAAACTACTTCGTAGCAGAAGTATTTTTCTGCACTCAATATGTTTTATTATGTCGATATATTTATAGAACAGGGACTCTTTAAATATCAAAATATCGTCATTTGATAGATTTTTATATTTAGATTTTATATATTTCCCAACCAAAAAATTCAACATCTCATTATTTTTTATTCTCTTATTAATCGAGTAAATTCTCTTTGATGCTATTTTTATATCGGCAATTTCATATTCTCTTTTTAAATATGTAATCATTACCCTTTCATAATCATCATTCCAATCAGCAAAATATATCATATTGCCCCCAATATTTTTAACTAAAATATTTTTTGAACTCTGATTTTTTAAAAATGGTTTCTGGAACAGAACTATTAGGTGAAAGATTTATTACTTTGACTCCCAATTTTTGTTCTAAGACATAAGATGCCTGTTTTAAAGAAAGCATTATAGAATCCATATCTATATCTAATTGAGTATGAACTTTGTCATTTTTATTTTCATAAAATCTCGGTTTTTCAAAATTATTCATATCCATGCCTAATATATAAACTTTCTCAAACCCAAGATAGGATATGATTTGTAATGCCCAATATATGACAGTTTTCCCTGGAAATAATCCTTCGTTTATGTCGGTCGAGAAACCGATATTATTAATTTTATCAAAGTGAAAACTCAGATTCTCTTTATTACTAATATATAAGTCATGGAAGTTATATTTCGGAAGATAGGTTCTTTCGTAGACATCCTCTATTATAAATATTGAACACTTTAAAAAGTCGATACTATGTTTTTTAATTATCTTTATAATAACTCCGACAGTTGTAAATAGAATTAAATTTTTATCGCTTATGATTTCTTTTATGATGTTAGGACGATGATCTGGAAAATAAATATCTGTTATAACATAAAAAGAGAAATTTATTACGCCATTCAGGGAATATGCTCCATTTACCCCCATGATAGGAATATCTAATTTTTTGTCGAATTTAATATCATTAATAGATGGGCCTGATGCAATTAATAATATTGGACCTCCTTGGCCTCTCTTTATTCTATCAATTCCTAACAACGGAATCTTCTCTCCTTTATATAATAACTCGATGATTTCATGATCTTTATTTCTTGTTATTTTTACATCCGGCCATAGCTTTCTATTATGGTGGTATTTTTTTGAGTGTGTGACTTTGTATAGAACTTTATAGAATTCTTTTTTTATTTTCTCAAAAATTCCCATTTACATATTTCCTTTAATTTTTTTATTAAATATTTATTTTGATTAATTATTGCCAGGAATGATTTTCCTTTATGAAAAAAATGTTTGGAACTATAACGAAGTTGATTGGCTGAATTGGCTTTCTCAAGGGGTACATCTCGCCAAGGAGATTTGGCTTTTGCTTCATAAAAATAACCCGAACTTGGGTAGATGGCCCATTCGTGC contains:
- the waaA gene encoding lipid IV(A) 3-deoxy-D-manno-octulosonic acid transferase; this translates as MLQTLYTFILYLIQPLIWLRLWLRGRKAPAYRRRWGERYGFCAEKVKPDGIMLHSVSVGETLAAIPLVRALRHRYPHLPITVTTMTPTGSERVRSAFGDTVYHVYLPYDLPCALKRFFDQVRPKIVIIMETELWPNLIAELHKRDIPLVVANARLSARSAAGYKKIGKLMRHMLRQVTLVAAQNQEDGDRFIELGLKRSSLKVTGSLKFDISVTPELAARAITLRRQWAPHRPVWIATSTHEGEEAIVLAAHRQLLGTYPNLLLILVPRHPERFSTTQALAENLGFAYTLRSSGETPSPHTQVVIGDTMGELMLLYGIADLAFVGGSLVERGGHNPLEAAAHAIPVLMGPHTFNFKDICNKLEQADGLITVTDADSLGKEVGKLLADEDYRLYYGRHAVEVLHQNQGALQMLLTLLEPYLPQRTQ
- a CDS encoding lipopolysaccharide biosynthesis protein, translating into MIYFADWNDDYERVMITYLKREYEIADIKIASKRIYSINKRIKNNEMLNFLVGKYIKSKYKNLSNDDILIFKESLFYKYIDIIKHIECRKILLLRSSLAESKDVSFSVAKRVFERIYSFDKQDCKKEDLFYLNQFFPFGFKEVEEIRKGIIIHPKQCFFLGRDKGRIEDIEYIAKRLEENSLTINFHVVKDKTSFKKSKYYVSDYLTYDDNIKKSLESEVLLEINREGQSGLTLRTLEAIFFDKKIITNNTDIEKYDFYSPNQFFILGRDSLSEINYFLDAPVTPVKKSILYQYSPDCMLNNIIRDFNYSEIK
- a CDS encoding sugar glycosyltransferase, encoding MGIFEKIKKEFYKVLYKVTHSKKYHHNRKLWPDVKITRNKDHEIIELLYKGEKIPLLGIDRIKRGQGGPILLIASGPSINDIKFDKKLDIPIMGVNGAYSLNGVINFSFYVITDIYFPDHRPNIIKEIISDKNLILFTTVGVIIKIIKKHSIDFLKCSIFIIEDVYERTYLPKYNFHDLYISNKENLSFHFDKINNIGFSTDINEGLFPGKTVIYWALQIISYLGFEKVYILGMDMNNFEKPRFYENKNDKVHTQLDIDMDSIMLSLKQASYVLEQKLGVKVINLSPNSSVPETIFKKSEFKKYFS